One window of Biomphalaria glabrata chromosome 6, xgBioGlab47.1, whole genome shotgun sequence genomic DNA carries:
- the LOC106066804 gene encoding protein DGCR6-like isoform X1 codes for MMLQDQSNKEELQHRHYVLLNELQKMSRELPGKFQQRLSYDLLSALASALLDGTAFEIVKGLEEVQHLEEKSLFTQRQKLINDHKSQRHEMNKKHKELLLENQNKPHNLPLIEAQVERELDTMERRCEEEMKKRDAKIILELDQKLMDQQSMLEKAGVPGFYVTNNRQDVRLQMYLLEFITRLAAKEKELRNS; via the exons ATGATGCTTCAGGATCAAAGTAATAAAGAAGAGCTTCAACATCGACATTATGTGCTTCTTAATGAGCTTCAAAAAATGTCCAGAGAACTACCAGG aAAATTCCAACAACGATTGTCTTATGATCTCTTGTCAGCATTGGCAAGTGCCCTTTTAGATGGTACTGCATttgaaattgttaaaggtttagAAGAGGTGCAACATTTGGAAGAAAAGAGTCTGTTTACACAGCGGCAAAAGTTGATCAATGATCACAAAT cTCAAAGGcatgaaatgaataaaaaacataaagaaTTGTTACTTGAGAATCAAAATAAACCTCACAATCTGCCGCTGATAGAAGCTCAAGTAGAGAGAGAACTTGAT acAATGGAACGTAGATGTGAAGAAGAGATGAAAAAGAGAGATGCAAAAAttattctagaactagatcaaAAACTAATGGACCAACAAAGTATGCTTGAGAAAGCTGGAGTGCCCGGGTTTTATGTCACAAATAATCGACAAGATGTGCGACTACAGATGTATTTACTTGAGTTTATTACAAGATTAGCTGCAAAGGAAAAAGAATTAAGAAATAGCTAA
- the LOC106066804 gene encoding protein DGCR6-like isoform X2: MCFLMSFKKCPENYQALASALLDGTAFEIVKGLEEVQHLEEKSLFTQRQKLINDHKSQRHEMNKKHKELLLENQNKPHNLPLIEAQVERELDTMERRCEEEMKKRDAKIILELDQKLMDQQSMLEKAGVPGFYVTNNRQDVRLQMYLLEFITRLAAKEKELRNS; encoded by the exons ATGTGCTTCTTAATGAGCTTCAAAAAATGTCCAGAGAACTACCAGG CATTGGCAAGTGCCCTTTTAGATGGTACTGCATttgaaattgttaaaggtttagAAGAGGTGCAACATTTGGAAGAAAAGAGTCTGTTTACACAGCGGCAAAAGTTGATCAATGATCACAAAT cTCAAAGGcatgaaatgaataaaaaacataaagaaTTGTTACTTGAGAATCAAAATAAACCTCACAATCTGCCGCTGATAGAAGCTCAAGTAGAGAGAGAACTTGAT acAATGGAACGTAGATGTGAAGAAGAGATGAAAAAGAGAGATGCAAAAAttattctagaactagatcaaAAACTAATGGACCAACAAAGTATGCTTGAGAAAGCTGGAGTGCCCGGGTTTTATGTCACAAATAATCGACAAGATGTGCGACTACAGATGTATTTACTTGAGTTTATTACAAGATTAGCTGCAAAGGAAAAAGAATTAAGAAATAGCTAA